From the genome of Spirosomataceae bacterium TFI 002, one region includes:
- a CDS encoding cytochrome c oxidase assembly protein subunit 15, producing MNNTIFKKLGIATIVAVYVLILVGGVVRASGSGMGCPDWPKCFGTWIPPTSLDQLPSNYQEIFGEKLKGEVEFNVYKTWTEYINRLLGVLIGFLIFLTFASSIYYFWKKDRIVVYITFAAFILVGFQGWLGSVVVATELLPWMVTTHLLVAVVIVLSLIWAIVRAQRESFESISSSPELNFSIFLLFGLSLGQFILGTRVREEIDKFNLSGQLRNTWIDQLGGSFYIHIIVALFVVALHWFFYKKSVAKIGKQLNSFFTLLVIMVLTSFVTGVILGVFDMSAYAQPLHLTFATIILGLQFSIYLINNKGNLLGEVNG from the coding sequence ATGAATAATACTATTTTCAAAAAGCTAGGTATAGCGACAATCGTAGCTGTATATGTTTTAATACTGGTTGGAGGAGTAGTGAGAGCTTCAGGTTCCGGTATGGGTTGTCCCGATTGGCCAAAGTGTTTTGGTACTTGGATTCCGCCAACTAGTTTGGATCAACTACCTTCAAACTATCAAGAGATTTTTGGTGAAAAATTAAAAGGTGAAGTTGAGTTCAATGTTTATAAAACTTGGACAGAGTATATCAATAGGTTGTTGGGAGTGCTAATTGGTTTTTTAATATTCTTGACTTTCGCTTCTTCTATATACTACTTTTGGAAAAAGGATCGAATAGTTGTTTACATAACTTTTGCAGCGTTTATTTTGGTCGGTTTCCAAGGGTGGCTTGGGTCTGTTGTAGTTGCTACTGAGCTTCTACCTTGGATGGTTACGACACATTTGTTGGTTGCAGTTGTTATTGTTTTGTCGTTAATATGGGCAATAGTAAGAGCTCAACGTGAATCATTTGAAAGTATATCGTCTAGCCCAGAACTCAATTTTTCAATATTTCTTCTTTTTGGGCTTAGCTTAGGACAATTCATTTTGGGAACTAGAGTACGTGAAGAAATTGATAAGTTTAATTTGAGTGGTCAGTTAAGGAATACATGGATTGATCAATTAGGTGGAAGCTTCTATATCCATATTATTGTTGCACTATTTGTTGTAGCATTACATTGGTTCTTTTATAAGAAATCAGTAGCTAAAATTGGAAAACAATTGAATAGTTTTTTCACTTTACTTGTTATAATGGTGTTGACAAGTTTTGTTACTGGAGTCATATTAGGAGTATTTGATATGAGTGCATACGCACAGCCACTTCATTTAACTTTTGCCACGATAATACTTGGGCTTCAGTTTTCAATATATTTAATAAATAACAAAGGTAATTTGTTAGGAGAAGTTAATGGATAA
- a CDS encoding protoheme IX farnesyltransferase produces the protein MDNQNTLSTFSAVKLRGYFKLTKFRLSSTVVFSGLFGFILATENYDIVKILLFGIAAFFTTACANIINQIIEKDLDKLMTRTVDRPLATGLLSVKEARNFAILSILIASLILGFVFNFKALSLALISTILYGFVYTPLKRKGPIAVAVGALPGAFPPMIGWVAATGSFGLEPGILFAIQFFWQFPHFWAIAWVLDDDYRKAGFKLLPSSGGQNLNSAISMMIYTLFLLPLCWVPYYLNMTGITSAVVAMVFAILFLAQTFHLMRKVNKKAALQLMFGSFIFLPVVQIAYLLDKVQ, from the coding sequence ATGGATAATCAAAACACGCTTAGTACGTTTTCGGCAGTTAAGCTTCGAGGTTATTTTAAGCTGACTAAGTTTCGGTTGTCCTCTACTGTTGTATTTTCTGGTTTATTTGGGTTTATTCTAGCTACAGAAAATTATGATATCGTAAAAATTTTGCTTTTTGGTATTGCAGCCTTTTTTACTACTGCATGTGCGAACATCATAAATCAAATTATAGAGAAAGATTTAGATAAATTAATGACCCGTACAGTTGATAGGCCTTTGGCAACAGGGTTACTATCGGTTAAAGAAGCTAGAAATTTTGCTATTTTATCGATTTTAATTGCGAGTCTAATTCTTGGTTTTGTTTTCAATTTTAAAGCACTTTCACTTGCCTTAATATCTACAATCCTTTATGGGTTTGTTTACACTCCATTAAAAAGAAAAGGCCCTATTGCAGTTGCAGTTGGTGCTTTGCCTGGTGCTTTCCCGCCCATGATTGGTTGGGTAGCGGCAACAGGTTCATTTGGTTTAGAGCCAGGGATTTTGTTTGCCATTCAATTCTTTTGGCAGTTTCCTCATTTTTGGGCTATCGCTTGGGTTTTGGATGATGATTATAGAAAAGCAGGTTTTAAGTTGCTTCCATCATCTGGAGGACAGAATTTGAATTCAGCGATTTCAATGATGATTTATACGCTTTTCCTTCTGCCGCTTTGTTGGGTTCCATATTATTTAAACATGACAGGGATTACATCGGCTGTGGTAGCAATGGTTTTTGCTATTTTGTTTTTGGCTCAAACTTTCCACTTAATGAGGAAAGTAAACAAGAAGGCTGCCTTACAGCTTATGTTTGGGTCCTTTATATTTTTACCAGTTGTTCAAATTGCTTACCTTTTAGATAAAGTACAATGA
- a CDS encoding cytochrome c oxidase subunit 1 codes for MEAVAQGGAHVDTHEHEHHEESFIRKYIFSEDHKTIAKQYLISGIFWAVIGGLMSLVFRLQLGFPEMDMAWLKPILGEWITLSADGTGSLDPNFYLALVTMHGTIMVFFVLTAGLSGTFSNFLIPLQIGARDMASGFINMLSYWFFFISGLLMFWSLFLETGPAGGGWVIYPPLSALAEANPGSGSGMTLWLVSMALFIVSSLLGGINYVTTVINLRTKGMSFDKLPLTIWAFTFTAILGILSFPVLLSAALLLIFDRSFGTSFYLSDIYINGQALPNQGGSPILFQHLFWFLGHPEVYIIILPALGITSEIIATNSRKPIFGYKAMIFSMAGIMFLAFIVWAHHMFMTGMNPFLGSVFMLLTLIIAVPSAVKAFNYIATLWRGNIVFTPAMLFAIGLVSFFVSGGLTGIILGNAALDIQLHDTYFVVAHFHIVMGAAAIFGMLGGVYHWFPKMFGRMMNKSMGYAHFWLTFISAYLVFFPMHYIGIAGYPRRYYQFSGFDTFNAYMDLNAFITVAAIVSVFAQLIFIGNFIYSIFWGKKATANPWRSNTLEWTTPVNPGHGNWPGEIPTVYRWPYDYSKPGADDDFIPQNVPLSQTLSSNLPEETAQIELEKEIENIEFDRNIPD; via the coding sequence ATGGAAGCAGTAGCACAAGGCGGTGCACATGTTGATACACACGAGCATGAGCACCATGAGGAGAGTTTCATTAGAAAATATATTTTTTCTGAGGATCACAAAACAATTGCCAAGCAGTACCTGATTTCTGGTATTTTCTGGGCTGTGATAGGAGGCTTAATGTCGCTTGTTTTTCGTCTTCAATTAGGTTTTCCAGAAATGGATATGGCTTGGTTAAAGCCGATACTAGGGGAGTGGATTACACTTTCTGCAGATGGTACAGGTAGTCTGGATCCTAATTTCTATTTAGCACTGGTTACAATGCACGGAACTATTATGGTTTTCTTTGTATTGACAGCTGGTTTGAGTGGTACATTTTCGAATTTTCTAATTCCGTTACAAATTGGAGCTAGAGATATGGCTTCTGGATTTATCAATATGTTGTCATATTGGTTTTTCTTTATTTCTGGATTACTTATGTTTTGGTCGTTGTTTTTAGAAACAGGACCTGCAGGTGGTGGTTGGGTGATTTATCCTCCATTAAGTGCACTTGCTGAAGCCAATCCTGGTTCAGGATCAGGAATGACGCTATGGTTGGTATCTATGGCATTGTTTATTGTTTCTTCTCTTCTGGGAGGAATTAACTACGTAACAACAGTAATAAACCTGAGAACAAAAGGAATGTCATTTGATAAATTGCCTCTTACTATATGGGCATTTACATTTACTGCAATCCTAGGAATTTTATCTTTCCCAGTTCTTCTTTCAGCTGCATTACTTTTAATATTTGATAGAAGCTTTGGTACGAGTTTTTATTTAAGTGACATATACATTAATGGTCAAGCACTTCCTAATCAGGGAGGTAGTCCAATCTTGTTCCAGCACTTATTTTGGTTCTTAGGTCACCCAGAAGTTTATATCATTATTCTTCCGGCTTTAGGAATTACATCTGAAATTATTGCTACCAATTCAAGAAAACCAATATTTGGTTACAAAGCCATGATTTTCTCTATGGCAGGTATCATGTTCTTAGCATTTATTGTTTGGGCTCACCACATGTTTATGACTGGAATGAATCCATTCTTAGGTTCGGTGTTTATGCTCTTGACTTTGATAATTGCAGTACCAAGTGCAGTAAAGGCCTTTAATTATATTGCTACTCTTTGGAGGGGAAATATTGTATTTACGCCTGCTATGTTATTTGCAATTGGTTTAGTTTCATTCTTCGTTTCTGGAGGTTTAACAGGTATTATCTTGGGTAATGCTGCTCTTGATATTCAATTACACGATACCTACTTCGTAGTTGCCCACTTTCATATTGTAATGGGTGCAGCGGCTATTTTTGGAATGCTTGGTGGTGTGTATCATTGGTTCCCAAAAATGTTTGGTCGCATGATGAATAAGTCAATGGGTTATGCTCATTTTTGGCTAACGTTTATTAGTGCATATCTTGTTTTCTTCCCAATGCATTATATTGGTATTGCAGGGTATCCTCGTAGATATTATCAATTCTCAGGTTTCGATACATTCAATGCCTACATGGATCTTAATGCCTTTATTACGGTAGCGGCTATAGTTTCTGTATTTGCACAATTAATATTCATTGGAAACTTTATTTATTCTATTTTCTGGGGTAAGAAAGCAACCGCTAATCCTTGGAGATCTAATACTTTGGAGTGGACAACACCAGTTAATCCAGGTCATGGAAACTGGCCAGGTGAAATACCTACTGTTTATAGATGGCCTTACGATTATTCAAAGCCAGGTGCGGATGATGATTTTATTCCTCAAAACGTTCCTCTATCTCAGACACTCTCTTCTAACTTACCAGAGGAAACAGCTCAGATAGAGCTTGAAAAGGAAATTGAAAACATTGAATTTGATCGTAATATTCCTGATTAA
- a CDS encoding quinol:cytochrome c oxidoreductase quinone-binding subunit 1, producing the protein MQVVAPIREKLITGGKTYHDVTEDICRQVEGPVTKEWKIAFTAALVALTFGGYWVGRTWWDGLGVWGLNKTVGWAWDITNFVWWVGIGHAGTLISAILLLFRQKWRTSVNRAAEAMTIFAVLCAGSYIFFHMGRPWLAYWALPLPNTFGSLWVNFNSPLVWDVFAISTYLSVSVLFWYIGLVPDLATIRDRASGIRKTIYGALSLGWTGGSRSWARYEDVSLILAGLSTPLVLSVHTIVSFDFATSVIPGWHTTIFPPYFVAGAIFSGFAMVQNLMLIIRVVFKMEDYISIEHISLMNKIITVTGSIVGVAYITEFFIAAYSGVQYESYAFINRATGPLWWSYAMMMTCNVLSPQVFWIKSVRESIVWSFVIAVVVNIGMWFERFVIIVTSLHRDYLPSSWTYFTPRMGDIGDYIFTFGLFFTLFLLFAKFLPVINMAEVKAILKSSGEEKK; encoded by the coding sequence ATGCAAGTAGTAGCACCTATAAGAGAAAAATTAATAACCGGAGGTAAAACTTACCACGATGTTACTGAGGACATTTGCCGTCAGGTGGAAGGTCCAGTAACGAAAGAGTGGAAGATAGCCTTTACAGCTGCTTTAGTAGCTTTGACCTTTGGTGGTTACTGGGTAGGACGTACCTGGTGGGATGGTCTAGGAGTCTGGGGATTGAATAAGACAGTAGGCTGGGCATGGGATATCACAAACTTCGTATGGTGGGTTGGTATCGGTCATGCAGGAACGCTTATTTCGGCAATTCTTTTGTTATTTAGACAGAAATGGAGAACCTCCGTAAACAGAGCTGCAGAGGCCATGACAATCTTTGCTGTACTTTGTGCAGGTTCTTATATCTTTTTTCACATGGGTAGACCATGGTTAGCGTATTGGGCACTTCCATTACCTAACACATTTGGTTCGCTATGGGTGAACTTTAACTCTCCATTAGTTTGGGACGTTTTTGCGATCTCTACCTATTTGTCAGTTTCAGTGTTGTTTTGGTACATTGGTTTAGTACCCGATTTAGCGACAATCAGAGATAGAGCTAGTGGTATTCGTAAAACGATTTATGGTGCACTATCTTTAGGATGGACAGGAGGTTCGAGGTCATGGGCTAGATATGAAGATGTATCTTTAATTTTAGCAGGTCTGTCTACTCCACTTGTACTCTCTGTACACACGATAGTATCCTTTGACTTTGCTACATCTGTGATACCCGGTTGGCACACGACTATATTTCCTCCTTACTTCGTTGCAGGAGCGATTTTCTCAGGTTTTGCAATGGTTCAAAACCTAATGCTCATTATTAGAGTAGTTTTCAAGATGGAAGACTATATCTCTATAGAGCATATTTCATTAATGAATAAGATTATCACCGTTACTGGTTCTATAGTAGGTGTGGCCTATATAACAGAATTCTTTATTGCTGCTTACTCTGGAGTACAGTATGAAAGTTATGCATTTATCAATAGAGCTACTGGCCCGTTATGGTGGTCTTATGCAATGATGATGACATGTAATGTGCTTTCTCCTCAAGTTTTCTGGATTAAGAGTGTGAGAGAAAGTATTGTTTGGTCTTTCGTTATCGCTGTAGTTGTTAACATTGGAATGTGGTTTGAGCGTTTTGTAATTATTGTTACTTCACTACACAGAGATTACTTACCATCAAGCTGGACTTATTTTACCCCGCGTATGGGAGATATCGGTGACTACATTTTTACTTTCGGTCTGTTCTTTACGCTATTCTTATTATTCGCTAAATTCTTGCCTGTTATTAACATGGCAGAAGTAAAAGCTATTTTGAAATCATCTGGAGAAGAAAAGAAATAA
- a CDS encoding cytochrome c oxidase subunit 3 — MAGTKVSTTPDHLIWQGGVQPMRVGYGKLMMWIFLLSDTFTFSALLISYGLVRFSFPSFTDANPGALLKDFQFSTEWWPTPEAVFEAVPFLHGVSAPLVFVGIMTFILIFSSVTMVLAVEAGHRMDKADVEKWMLWTILGGFTFLGSQAWEWSHFIHGSEEGLLIEGVKVFGANLTVNEYGPAAFADFFFFITGFHGTHVLSGVVLNVLIFYNATNGVYEKRGHYDMVEKVGLYWHFVDLVWVFVFTFFYLV; from the coding sequence ATGGCAGGTACTAAAGTTTCTACTACTCCAGACCATCTGATATGGCAAGGTGGAGTTCAACCAATGAGAGTTGGTTATGGTAAATTGATGATGTGGATATTCCTACTTTCGGATACATTCACTTTTTCGGCTTTGCTAATTTCTTATGGCTTAGTAAGATTCAGTTTTCCTTCTTTTACAGATGCCAATCCTGGTGCACTGTTAAAGGACTTTCAGTTTTCAACTGAGTGGTGGCCTACTCCTGAAGCAGTTTTTGAAGCAGTTCCATTTTTACATGGTGTGTCTGCTCCTCTTGTTTTTGTTGGTATCATGACTTTTATTCTTATTTTCTCTTCTGTTACTATGGTTTTGGCTGTTGAAGCCGGTCATAGAATGGATAAAGCAGATGTAGAAAAATGGATGCTTTGGACAATTCTTGGAGGTTTTACTTTCTTAGGCTCTCAAGCTTGGGAATGGTCGCACTTCATTCATGGTTCAGAGGAAGGACTATTAATAGAAGGAGTTAAAGTGTTTGGAGCCAATCTCACGGTAAATGAATATGGCCCTGCTGCATTTGCAGACTTCTTTTTCTTTATCACTGGTTTTCATGGAACTCACGTACTATCGGGTGTGGTATTGAATGTTCTAATATTTTATAATGCAACCAATGGTGTTTATGAGAAAAGAGGACACTATGATATGGTTGAAAAAGTTGGCCTTTATTGGCACTTTGTAGACCTTGTATGGGTTTTCGTATTTACTTTCTTCTACCTTGTTTAA
- a CDS encoding putative membrane protein, which produces MSQQVKSNYSMRTINVVSILVPVVVAVLLGIRSKPDLGSWTKVLPHLNAIINSLTALLLLIGYWAINRKDKQAHRVIMTTAFVLGGFFLVFYVIYHLTNQSTSFGGEGLVKYFYYFILISHIALSMVVLPLVLRAFYFAAFQHDYVKHKSIVKYAYPIWLYVSITGVIAYLLISPYYN; this is translated from the coding sequence ATGTCGCAGCAGGTCAAAAGTAATTATTCGATGCGTACAATTAATGTCGTGTCAATATTAGTACCGGTAGTAGTAGCAGTTTTGCTTGGTATAAGAAGTAAGCCAGACCTAGGTTCTTGGACGAAAGTATTGCCGCATTTGAATGCAATTATAAACTCACTAACGGCTTTGCTGTTGTTAATCGGGTATTGGGCTATAAATAGGAAAGATAAGCAAGCACACAGGGTTATAATGACAACTGCATTTGTATTGGGAGGGTTCTTTCTAGTGTTTTATGTTATTTACCATCTCACAAATCAATCTACTTCCTTTGGAGGAGAGGGGTTGGTAAAATACTTTTATTATTTTATTCTCATTAGTCACATCGCACTGTCGATGGTTGTATTACCGTTGGTTTTGAGAGCTTTTTACTTTGCTGCCTTTCAACATGATTATGTTAAGCACAAAAGTATCGTTAAGTATGCATATCCGATTTGGTTGTACGTTTCTATAACAGGAGTAATTGCATACTTGCTTATTTCACCTTATTACAATTAA
- a CDS encoding caa(3)-type oxidase, subunit IV, protein MAAHIENTAGERQKPQTKELWKVFVILLVITIIEFIIAFTLSSDTATGKWLKISIFIILTFVKSFYIVGTFMHLKEEVKGLIWTVVLPIVFILWLVAALVFYEGGYIGSVR, encoded by the coding sequence ATGGCAGCACATATAGAAAATACAGCAGGCGAAAGGCAAAAACCACAAACTAAAGAGTTGTGGAAAGTGTTTGTTATTTTGCTTGTGATTACAATTATTGAATTTATTATCGCATTTACCTTAAGCTCTGATACTGCAACAGGTAAATGGTTGAAAATATCTATTTTTATCATCCTTACGTTTGTTAAGTCATTTTACATCGTGGGTACATTTATGCACCTTAAAGAAGAAGTAAAGGGATTGATATGGACTGTAGTTTTACCAATTGTATTTATACTTTGGTTAGTTGCAGCTCTGGTGTTTTATGAAGGTGGTTATATTGGATCAGTAAGATAA
- a CDS encoding protein SCO1/2, with amino-acid sequence MSNKIVKTGILIVLLVIPVFVFIFLNTFGSNKFDLPYYFPELNEKGNAQVSEKGDTLFQKVPAFELIDQNGELFNSSDLVGKTFVVNFFFSRCGAICPTMNSNLARAYDNVDINKTRFVSISIDPEYDTDSVLNVYSKEYSANSVYWKFLTGDKAYIYNLAINGFKLPVADASSYDSNLSIDETFIHSEKFLLVDSHGYFRGIYDGTSIPEVERLMVEIDILNLEKK; translated from the coding sequence ATGTCTAATAAAATTGTTAAAACCGGGATACTAATAGTCTTATTAGTAATTCCGGTTTTTGTTTTTATTTTCCTTAATACTTTTGGAAGCAACAAGTTTGATTTGCCTTATTATTTCCCCGAGTTAAATGAAAAAGGAAATGCACAAGTTTCTGAGAAAGGAGATACACTTTTTCAAAAGGTTCCGGCTTTTGAATTGATAGATCAAAACGGGGAGTTATTTAACTCTTCTGATCTAGTGGGGAAAACATTTGTTGTAAATTTCTTTTTTAGCAGATGCGGAGCAATTTGCCCTACTATGAATTCAAATCTCGCTAGGGCCTATGATAACGTCGACATTAATAAAACTAGATTTGTTTCAATTAGTATTGATCCTGAATATGATACTGATTCGGTGCTTAATGTTTACTCCAAAGAATATAGTGCTAATAGTGTATATTGGAAGTTCCTTACTGGAGATAAAGCATACATTTATAATTTAGCAATCAATGGCTTTAAACTTCCTGTTGCTGATGCTTCTTCATATGATTCAAACTTGTCTATTGACGAAACATTTATACATAGTGAGAAGTTTTTACTAGTAGATAGTCATGGATACTTTAGAGGAATCTATGATGGAACTAGTATTCCAGAAGTGGAGAGATTAATGGTTGAAATTGATATTTTGAACTTAGAAAAGAAATAG
- a CDS encoding cytochrome c oxidase subunit 2, producing the protein MTILVAILALVFLALTALVLSKTMKLLKGVKGGQPIEEPVNEVDSANKWNAFGLFAFWVISLVGVVWSYFEYRKDFLPEAASVHGKETDYWFWVSMAVIMVGFVVVNTLLFYFPFKYQFKKETKATFYPHNNKLEVIWTVIPAVIMAGLVFTGLQVWNKVMDDAPEDAEVVEIMGKQFAWFVRYPGVDDNKLGNYDFRLTDDVAGNLQGIDFTDPNSFDDFVNGTELHIPKGKPVLLKIRARDVLHSVFIPHMRVKMDAVPGMPTKFWFVADKSTEEMRAELGNPDFNFEIACTEVCGRSHFGMKLLLVVDEQEDFDKWKKEQVPFLTQNPGFIDKVPENLKARAMKYVTKEDVAEVITEEVVVAEVGQ; encoded by the coding sequence ATGACAATTCTAGTAGCAATTTTAGCTCTTGTTTTCTTGGCACTGACGGCCTTGGTACTTTCCAAAACAATGAAGTTGTTGAAGGGGGTTAAAGGGGGTCAGCCGATTGAAGAGCCAGTTAATGAGGTAGACAGTGCGAACAAGTGGAACGCCTTTGGACTATTTGCCTTTTGGGTAATTAGTTTGGTAGGAGTTGTGTGGTCGTATTTTGAATATCGCAAAGATTTCCTTCCTGAAGCGGCCTCTGTTCATGGGAAAGAAACAGATTATTGGTTTTGGGTTTCTATGGCTGTTATCATGGTCGGTTTTGTTGTAGTGAACACATTGTTGTTTTATTTTCCATTTAAATATCAATTTAAGAAAGAAACTAAAGCAACTTTTTATCCTCACAATAATAAGCTTGAGGTTATCTGGACAGTTATTCCTGCGGTTATCATGGCAGGTTTAGTATTTACTGGATTACAAGTTTGGAATAAGGTAATGGATGATGCACCAGAGGATGCTGAGGTTGTTGAAATAATGGGTAAGCAATTTGCGTGGTTTGTGAGATACCCTGGTGTAGATGATAATAAACTTGGAAATTATGATTTCCGTTTAACCGACGATGTTGCTGGTAACTTACAAGGAATAGACTTTACTGACCCTAATTCTTTTGACGATTTTGTAAATGGAACAGAGCTACATATTCCAAAAGGTAAGCCTGTTTTGTTAAAGATTCGTGCTAGAGATGTTTTGCATAGTGTTTTTATTCCTCACATGAGAGTAAAAATGGATGCGGTTCCAGGTATGCCAACTAAGTTCTGGTTCGTGGCTGATAAGTCTACGGAAGAAATGAGAGCTGAATTAGGTAATCCTGATTTCAATTTTGAAATAGCTTGTACTGAGGTATGTGGAAGAAGTCACTTTGGAATGAAATTGCTTTTAGTTGTGGATGAGCAAGAGGATTTCGATAAGTGGAAAAAAGAGCAAGTTCCTTTCTTAACTCAAAACCCTGGATTTATCGATAAGGTGCCTGAGAATTTAAAGGCAAGAGCAATGAAGTATGTTACAAAAGAAGATGTTGCTGAAGTAATTACAGAAGAGGTTGTAGTTGCAGAAGTTGGTCAATAA
- a CDS encoding cytochrome c oxidase subunit 3 translates to MTKETVIQEKTRPILTVNKWKFITWLFIITIVMLFASQTSAYLVRRAEGNWTEFDLPSIFWISSVVLIISSVFMHLAVLSAKKDSFTKLKLYISLAFGLGFAFLVMQYMGWQQLQEGGIYLKGNPSGSFLYILTGLHGFHLISGMAVLLYSFIAVYREKVHSKNMTQIEVCATYWHFLDFLWLYLFIFLIYFR, encoded by the coding sequence ATGACTAAAGAAACAGTTATTCAAGAAAAAACTAGGCCTATATTAACAGTAAATAAATGGAAGTTTATTACTTGGCTTTTTATAATTACAATTGTAATGCTTTTCGCTTCTCAGACCTCGGCATACTTGGTAAGAAGGGCTGAGGGAAACTGGACTGAGTTTGATTTGCCATCAATATTTTGGATTAGTTCTGTTGTATTAATAATAAGTAGTGTATTCATGCACTTAGCTGTGTTGAGTGCAAAGAAAGATTCTTTTACTAAACTGAAATTATACATAAGTTTAGCATTTGGGTTAGGGTTTGCATTTTTGGTTATGCAATATATGGGATGGCAACAATTGCAAGAAGGAGGGATATATTTAAAAGGAAACCCTAGTGGTAGCTTCCTTTATATTTTAACTGGACTGCATGGATTTCACTTAATTTCGGGAATGGCTGTTTTGTTATATTCATTTATAGCTGTATACCGAGAAAAAGTTCATTCAAAAAATATGACTCAGATCGAAGTGTGTGCTACTTATTGGCACTTTTTAGACTTCCTTTGGTTGTATCTGTTCATATTTTTGATCTATTTTAGATAA
- a CDS encoding Cytochrome C oxidase, cbb3-type, subunit III translates to MTTKKIVLNISIALFVVVSLVACNDPNSTGWEFAPNMYNSRAYESQTQWRENPVNPNGMNMRLPVEGTVSRRMYNTTFLQDDSTVIEDLMIYDIPKDSLAMAGRLLKNPIPWSEKVEEEGKVLYQKNCQHCHGAKGAGDGKVGMVYKGVPNYSSDAYKDIPGGHIYQVITHGKGRMWPHASQVLPEERWKIVHYVQRLQLGS, encoded by the coding sequence ATGACTACTAAGAAAATAGTATTAAATATCTCAATTGCTCTTTTTGTTGTTGTGTCTTTGGTTGCTTGCAACGATCCAAATAGTACTGGATGGGAGTTTGCACCTAATATGTACAATTCAAGGGCATATGAGTCTCAGACTCAGTGGAGAGAGAATCCAGTTAATCCAAATGGAATGAACATGCGTCTTCCAGTTGAAGGAACCGTTTCAAGAAGAATGTATAATACTACATTTCTTCAAGATGATAGTACGGTAATTGAGGATTTGATGATTTACGATATTCCTAAAGATAGCTTGGCTATGGCGGGTAGATTATTAAAGAACCCAATTCCTTGGTCAGAAAAAGTAGAAGAGGAAGGGAAAGTTTTATACCAGAAAAACTGTCAACATTGTCATGGTGCTAAAGGAGCAGGTGACGGTAAAGTTGGAATGGTTTATAAAGGTGTTCCTAATTATTCATCTGATGCATACAAGGATATTCCTGGCGGACATATTTATCAGGTAATTACTCATGGTAAAGGTCGTATGTGGCCGCATGCATCTCAGGTATTACCTGAAGAAAGGTGGAAAATTGTTCACTACGTTCAACGATTACAGTTGGGATCATAA